In Desulfobacteraceae bacterium, one genomic interval encodes:
- a CDS encoding energy-coupling factor ABC transporter ATP-binding protein — protein sequence RLAIAGVLAMGPRVIVFDEPFSNLDFPGVKQVLGQIVTLHRKGHTVLVTTHDIEKILPHAERLIVMQGGRIRRDGSPQALLTEVEHYGVRAPCAVKWGREAVSWLN from the coding sequence CGTCTGGCCATCGCCGGGGTCCTGGCGATGGGGCCGCGGGTGATCGTTTTCGACGAACCCTTTTCGAACCTCGACTTTCCCGGCGTCAAACAGGTGCTGGGGCAGATCGTGACCCTGCACCGCAAGGGTCACACGGTTCTGGTGACCACCCACGACATCGAAAAAATCCTGCCCCACGCCGAACGGTTGATCGTCATGCAGGGGGGCCGCATCCGGCGGGACGGCTCGCCCCAGGCGCTTTTGACCGAAGTCGAACACTACGGGGTCCGGGCGCCCTGCGCGGTCAAATGGGGTCGGGAGGCCGTCTCATGGCTGAACTGA